One Ignavibacteria bacterium DNA window includes the following coding sequences:
- the nuoK gene encoding NADH-quinone oxidoreductase subunit NuoK gives MNTVPMESGLILAGILFILGFIGVLVRRNIVFILLSLEVMLNASGLAFIAAGSRWVQADGQVMFIFILAMAAAEVSVGLALILQIFRDFKTLDADAADNMRG, from the coding sequence ATGAACACTGTTCCGATGGAAAGCGGCCTGATCTTAGCAGGCATACTCTTTATACTTGGTTTTATTGGCGTACTGGTCAGGCGCAATATAGTTTTTATACTCCTGTCGCTGGAAGTAATGCTGAACGCCTCGGGTCTTGCTTTTATTGCAGCAGGCTCGCGCTGGGTACAGGCAGACGGCCAGGTGATGTTCATTTTTATCCTTGCTATGGCCGCAGCCGAGGTTTCAGTAGGCCTGGCTCTGATTCTTCAGATATTCCGCGACTTCAAGACACTGGATGCAGATGCAGCCGATAATATGAGAGGTTGA
- the nuoG gene encoding NADH-quinone oxidoreductase subunit NuoG, producing the protein MAKIIIDGKTYEVDAGRNLLEAILSLKLNLQYFCWHPAMGSVGACRQCAIKKYRDENDTKGKLFMACMEPIVDGMRVSIEDPEAKEFRAGVIEWLMTNHPHDCPVCDEGGECHLQDMTLMSGHNYRRFRFKKRTYRNQYLGPFVHHEMNRCIQCYRCVRFYRDYAGGNDLNVFGVHSSVYFGRSEDGVLENEFAGNLVEVCPTGVFTDNTLYQHYTRKWDLTSSPSICVHCGVGCNTLAGERYGKLRRILTRYNGQVNGYFLCDRGRFGYEFVNSEKRIRKPLLRVMGENRLAEADEEAAITEVSSIIKSSKKIMGIGSPRASLEANFTLRSLVSERNFYWGVPDVEFSLLTKEMNILRQGSIRTPSLREIEKCDVVVILGEDLTNTAPMIALAVRQSVRQIPVQSATPFRIPHWQDASVRELVQDEKGPVFVATPYATKLDDAAHTYRGTADDIARLGYAVAGLLNSDAPKVNDLTDEVLNLSQSIVNALNKAERPLIIAGQSLKSEAIINAATNIAYAMKRAGKNVELCFTVPECNSMGMVMMGGKALDQAFQAVEKEAMDTLIIMENDLYRRDEKENIDRFLKRFKNVIVLDYLENPTAEHATAVIPVGSFAESDGTFVNNEGRAQRFYQVFVPNKEIKESWRWLRNIMVTSGLKEFSKWKNLLDYTQALIKEMPFFTGIDTITPPPGFRIAGRKIPREPYRYSGRTAMHADKNVHEPKPPEDVDSPMSFTMEGYRGQPPSSLIPFFWSPGWNSQQAINKYQIEIGGPLHGGDPGKRLIEPLPNAKPSFFMDVPKAPVRKDGEWTLVPVYHIYGSEELSNHAPGVRELVPKPYLMMSLEDASAMNVTSDSEVEVSLGGKQERFAVKINLGLPKGMAGYPVALPGMRTIRFPVSVKISGVKK; encoded by the coding sequence ATGGCAAAAATTATTATAGATGGTAAGACTTATGAAGTAGACGCAGGCAGGAATCTCCTGGAGGCAATCCTTTCACTTAAACTTAACCTCCAGTATTTCTGCTGGCACCCTGCAATGGGCTCAGTGGGTGCGTGCCGGCAGTGCGCAATTAAAAAATACCGCGATGAAAACGATACAAAAGGCAAACTCTTTATGGCCTGCATGGAACCTATTGTTGACGGCATGAGAGTTTCAATTGAAGACCCCGAGGCAAAGGAGTTCCGTGCCGGCGTAATTGAGTGGCTTATGACAAATCATCCCCACGACTGCCCCGTGTGCGATGAAGGCGGTGAATGCCACCTGCAGGATATGACCTTAATGTCCGGGCATAACTACAGGCGCTTCCGTTTCAAGAAAAGGACTTACAGAAACCAGTACCTTGGGCCGTTTGTCCACCATGAGATGAACCGCTGCATTCAGTGCTACAGGTGCGTGAGGTTCTACCGCGACTATGCGGGGGGAAATGACCTGAACGTCTTCGGCGTCCACAGCAGCGTTTACTTTGGACGCAGCGAAGACGGTGTCCTTGAAAACGAATTTGCAGGTAACCTTGTCGAAGTCTGCCCGACTGGCGTCTTTACAGACAATACGCTATACCAGCATTATACAAGAAAGTGGGATCTTACCTCCTCGCCTTCCATCTGCGTGCACTGCGGCGTCGGCTGCAACACGCTTGCAGGCGAAAGATACGGAAAACTAAGACGAATTCTTACGCGCTATAACGGGCAGGTAAACGGCTACTTCCTCTGCGACAGAGGACGCTTCGGCTATGAATTTGTAAACAGCGAAAAAAGAATAAGAAAACCGCTGCTGCGCGTCATGGGGGAAAACCGCCTTGCAGAGGCCGACGAGGAAGCGGCAATAACTGAAGTAAGCAGCATAATTAAAAGCAGCAAAAAAATTATGGGCATAGGCTCACCCAGGGCATCACTGGAGGCCAACTTCACTCTAAGGTCCCTCGTCTCGGAAAGGAACTTCTACTGGGGTGTGCCGGATGTGGAATTCAGCCTCCTTACTAAAGAGATGAATATACTGCGCCAGGGCTCAATAAGAACGCCCTCACTAAGGGAAATTGAAAAGTGCGACGTTGTTGTGATTCTTGGTGAAGACCTTACCAATACGGCTCCCATGATCGCTCTTGCCGTAAGGCAATCGGTGCGCCAGATCCCGGTCCAGAGCGCAACACCTTTCAGGATACCTCACTGGCAGGATGCTTCAGTCCGCGAACTGGTGCAGGATGAAAAAGGCCCAGTCTTTGTTGCAACTCCCTATGCGACTAAGCTTGATGACGCTGCACATACTTACAGGGGCACGGCAGATGACATTGCACGCCTCGGCTATGCCGTGGCAGGCCTGCTAAACAGCGACGCCCCAAAGGTAAATGATCTGACAGATGAAGTACTCAATCTTTCACAGTCAATTGTTAACGCCTTAAACAAGGCTGAACGCCCGCTTATAATTGCAGGGCAAAGCCTTAAAAGTGAAGCTATAATTAATGCCGCAACAAATATTGCGTATGCAATGAAGCGTGCGGGCAAAAACGTTGAGCTGTGCTTTACCGTTCCTGAATGCAATTCCATGGGAATGGTGATGATGGGAGGAAAGGCCTTGGATCAGGCTTTCCAGGCCGTGGAAAAGGAAGCTATGGATACACTCATCATAATGGAAAACGACCTTTACAGGCGTGACGAAAAAGAAAATATAGACCGCTTCTTAAAGCGCTTTAAGAATGTAATTGTGCTGGATTACCTGGAGAACCCGACAGCTGAACATGCCACTGCCGTAATTCCCGTTGGATCCTTTGCCGAGAGCGACGGAACGTTTGTAAATAACGAAGGGCGCGCTCAAAGGTTTTACCAGGTCTTTGTTCCCAATAAAGAAATAAAGGAAAGCTGGCGCTGGCTGAGGAACATTATGGTTACCTCGGGCCTGAAGGAGTTCTCAAAATGGAAAAACCTTCTGGACTATACGCAGGCGCTTATTAAAGAGATGCCTTTCTTTACAGGCATAGATACAATTACACCCCCTCCGGGATTCAGGATCGCAGGAAGAAAAATTCCCAGAGAGCCCTACCGCTACAGCGGAAGAACTGCAATGCACGCCGATAAAAACGTGCATGAACCGAAGCCGCCTGAGGATGTGGACAGCCCGATGTCATTTACAATGGAAGGCTACCGCGGGCAGCCCCCTTCATCTTTAATCCCCTTCTTCTGGTCACCCGGCTGGAACTCTCAGCAGGCTATAAACAAGTACCAGATAGAGATTGGCGGCCCGTTGCACGGAGGTGATCCCGGCAAGCGCCTTATTGAACCTTTGCCAAATGCAAAGCCGTCATTCTTTATGGATGTTCCAAAAGCTCCTGTAAGAAAAGATGGAGAATGGACGCTTGTTCCGGTCTACCACATTTATGGCTCCGAGGAACTGAGCAACCACGCCCCTGGCGTAAGAGAGCTCGTTCCGAAGCCTTATCTTATGATGTCTCTGGAAGATGCATCGGCAATGAACGTTACCTCGGATTCCGAGGTGGAAGTGAGCCTGGGCGGAAAACAGGAGCGCTTTGCTGTAAAGATCAACCTGGGCCTTCCCAAAGGTATGGCCGGCTACCCTGTGGCGCTGCCGGGTATGAGGACAATCAGATTCCCCGTTTCAGTAAAAATTTCCGGAGTTAAGAAATGA
- the nuoJ gene encoding NADH-quinone oxidoreductase subunit J, with protein sequence MAIVFYIAALVAVISTVMVITRLNAVHALLYMIVSLLSVAVIFFILGAAFIAALEVIVYAGAIMVLFVFVVMMLNLGPASAEAESRWLNPAGWIGPGILSAVLIVELVYILMTHARQDITSQAVEPRQVGIALYGPYLLGVELAAMLLMAGIVGAYHLGRYKHVILHRYLEKELP encoded by the coding sequence ATGGCTATAGTATTCTACATTGCCGCCCTGGTGGCGGTAATTTCGACAGTAATGGTTATAACGCGCTTAAATGCGGTGCATGCTCTTTTATACATGATCGTATCACTGCTTTCAGTGGCGGTCATTTTCTTTATACTTGGGGCAGCCTTTATCGCAGCCCTCGAAGTAATTGTTTATGCCGGGGCAATCATGGTGCTCTTTGTGTTCGTTGTTATGATGCTGAACCTTGGGCCCGCCTCGGCTGAAGCTGAAAGCCGCTGGCTTAATCCTGCAGGCTGGATAGGACCGGGGATACTCTCGGCCGTACTGATTGTGGAACTCGTGTATATCTTAATGACACACGCGAGGCAGGATATTACTTCACAGGCTGTAGAGCCCAGGCAGGTGGGCATCGCCCTTTACGGGCCTTACCTGCTGGGAGTGGAGCTGGCAGCCATGCTTTTAATGGCAGGCATCGTGGGAGCCTATCACCTGGGGAGATATAAACACGTGATTTTGCACAGATATTTAGAAAAGGAGCTTCCATGA
- the nuoH gene encoding NADH-quinone oxidoreductase subunit NuoH, with protein MNEVVRAIIIVLGILIVMMTIAASLIWVERRGLALFQDRYGPNRVGPFGLAQVLADMVKIFFKEDWIPRFADRKVFVIAPAIIIMTVLMSFAVIPYTPDITLVNLNIGLLFFLGMSSLGVYSVVLGGWASNNKYSLLGTLRAAAQMVSYEVFMGLSLMGVVMITGSFSLVDIVEAQRKIWFFIPQIIGFFVFTIAGIAETHRLPFDLPEAESELISGFHSEYSGMKFGMFFVGEYLGITLISAMIVTLFFGGWLGPGFLPPVVWFLLKTFVFILFFVLLRASLPRPRYDQLMSYGWKLLLPLSLLNLVVTGAVLMFIGR; from the coding sequence ATGAACGAGGTCGTAAGGGCAATAATAATTGTGCTCGGGATACTAATTGTAATGATGACAATTGCGGCATCCCTAATCTGGGTCGAACGCCGGGGACTGGCGCTCTTTCAGGACCGCTACGGACCCAACAGGGTCGGGCCCTTCGGACTTGCACAGGTTCTGGCAGACATGGTGAAAATATTTTTTAAGGAGGACTGGATCCCGCGCTTTGCCGACAGGAAGGTCTTCGTCATCGCTCCTGCTATAATCATAATGACTGTCCTTATGAGCTTTGCCGTAATTCCCTATACTCCCGATATCACGCTTGTAAACCTGAACATAGGGCTCCTGTTCTTTCTCGGCATGTCTTCGCTTGGAGTGTACAGCGTGGTCTTAGGCGGCTGGGCATCCAACAATAAATACTCTCTTCTTGGGACACTGAGAGCCGCGGCACAGATGGTAAGCTACGAGGTCTTTATGGGGCTTTCACTAATGGGCGTGGTGATGATTACGGGATCATTCAGCCTGGTGGATATAGTTGAAGCACAGAGGAAAATCTGGTTTTTCATTCCGCAGATAATAGGGTTCTTTGTCTTTACCATTGCAGGCATAGCCGAAACTCACAGGCTTCCTTTTGACTTACCCGAGGCCGAAAGCGAACTCATATCGGGCTTCCACTCGGAGTACTCCGGGATGAAGTTCGGCATGTTTTTCGTGGGGGAATACCTTGGAATAACACTGATATCAGCCATGATAGTAACTCTTTTCTTCGGCGGATGGCTTGGACCCGGATTCCTGCCCCCTGTTGTCTGGTTTTTACTTAAGACATTTGTATTTATACTCTTTTTTGTGCTCTTAAGGGCAAGCCTTCCGAGGCCAAGATACGACCAGCTGATGTCCTACGGATGGAAGCTGCTGCTTCCATTGTCGCTCTTAAATCTGGTGGTGACCGGTGCGGTTCTGATGTTTATAGGCAGATAA
- the nuoI gene encoding NADH-quinone oxidoreductase subunit NuoI, which translates to MFSDLRSIWIAFMHMFHKRETIQYPEEKIYLPPRWRGRIILSRDPDGQERCVACYLCQVACPVSCISLQATQDETGRRYPEFFRINFSRCIFCGYCEEACPTYSIQLTPDYEMSEYHRQNMVYEKEDLLIDGQGKYHGYNFYRVAGLAIGGKDKGEGIEDLPPVDVRSIMPDK; encoded by the coding sequence ATGTTCAGCGATTTAAGAAGTATATGGATAGCCTTCATGCACATGTTCCATAAGAGGGAGACCATACAGTATCCCGAGGAGAAGATATACCTTCCACCCCGCTGGCGCGGAAGGATAATCTTGTCACGCGATCCCGACGGGCAGGAAAGGTGTGTTGCCTGCTACCTCTGCCAGGTTGCATGCCCCGTTAGCTGCATCTCGCTTCAGGCAACGCAGGATGAAACCGGGCGGCGCTATCCGGAGTTTTTCAGGATCAACTTTTCACGCTGCATATTCTGCGGATACTGCGAGGAGGCATGCCCAACATACTCAATACAGCTTACCCCCGATTATGAAATGAGTGAATACCACCGCCAGAATATGGTTTATGAAAAGGAGGATCTTTTAATAGACGGACAGGGCAAGTACCACGGCTACAACTTCTACCGCGTTGCAGGACTTGCAATTGGCGGCAAGGATAAGGGTGAAGGAATTGAGGACCTCCCGCCGGTAGACGTTAGAAGCATCATGCCCGATAAATAA
- the nuoL gene encoding NADH-quinone oxidoreductase subunit L — translation MLDLLWIVPALPFLGFLILALWGAKMPGKTAAFVGVASIGLSALITILIGINFISSPPQGRVYIQTLWEWFNVSGMNPAIALRLDAVSLTFIFVITFVGFLIHLYSMEYMEGEEGYSRFFAYMNLFVGSMLMLVLGDNLVLLYLGWEGVGLCSYLLIGFWYKDPYNGYAARKAFIVTRIGDTAMSIGLFILFTELGTLNIGRILEQAPLNWAVGSSLPVMTAALLLGGAVGKSAQLPLQTWLPDAMAGPTPVSALIHAATMVTAGVYLIARMHVIFTLAPVVLTIVGVVGALTLLLAGFSALTQSDIKRVLAYSTISQIGYMFLALGVGAWSAAVFHFMIHAFFKALLFLGAGVVILSLHHEQNMFKMGGVKNMLPVTFWTFVIGSASLAALPLITGGFYSKDLILFYAFDGERANRWLYAAGLLGAFITALYTTRMVLITFFGVAKTHLHHKPTWIMEMPLVVLAVLSTFGGFIELPHTLGHLTIFSDFIQTILPGNSPAEGGGVSTELILQVVAAVTAIGGIFIAYLLYYKNPDKVLAFRKSSFGSTLHEYWKKGWGFDWLYDKLIVTPVVWIAEINKSDFIDLIYTFIAWINRVFNRAFSFTQSGRVRWYAMGIALGAIITITIAVFL, via the coding sequence ATGCTTGATTTATTGTGGATCGTTCCTGCTTTGCCTTTCCTGGGATTCCTGATCCTGGCCCTTTGGGGAGCAAAAATGCCGGGTAAAACAGCGGCCTTTGTAGGCGTGGCTTCAATAGGCTTAAGCGCACTCATAACGATCTTAATTGGAATAAACTTTATTTCTTCGCCCCCGCAGGGCAGGGTTTATATTCAGACGCTCTGGGAATGGTTTAACGTATCAGGGATGAATCCCGCAATCGCTCTCAGGCTTGACGCCGTCTCCCTTACTTTCATCTTTGTCATTACATTTGTCGGGTTCCTCATCCACCTCTACTCCATGGAATATATGGAAGGTGAGGAAGGCTATTCAAGGTTCTTTGCATATATGAACCTCTTCGTGGGCTCCATGCTGATGCTGGTCTTAGGCGATAATCTGGTGCTCCTTTACCTCGGCTGGGAAGGCGTGGGCCTCTGCAGCTACCTTTTAATCGGCTTCTGGTACAAGGATCCTTATAACGGTTACGCCGCAAGAAAAGCCTTCATTGTAACGCGTATTGGGGATACTGCCATGTCGATCGGGCTTTTTATTTTGTTTACGGAGCTTGGAACGCTGAACATAGGAAGAATTTTAGAGCAGGCGCCTTTGAACTGGGCCGTGGGCTCTTCACTTCCTGTAATGACTGCCGCCCTATTGCTGGGCGGTGCAGTGGGAAAGTCGGCGCAGCTGCCGCTTCAGACCTGGCTCCCTGACGCTATGGCGGGTCCGACACCCGTTAGTGCACTTATACATGCGGCAACAATGGTTACAGCAGGCGTCTACCTGATAGCCCGCATGCACGTAATCTTTACGCTTGCTCCCGTGGTCTTAACAATTGTGGGAGTCGTGGGTGCATTAACGCTTCTTCTTGCCGGCTTCAGCGCGCTTACGCAGAGTGATATTAAAAGAGTCCTTGCATATTCAACCATAAGCCAGATCGGCTACATGTTCCTGGCTCTTGGCGTTGGCGCGTGGTCGGCTGCCGTATTTCACTTTATGATCCACGCCTTCTTTAAGGCTCTCCTATTCCTTGGCGCGGGCGTCGTGATACTCTCTCTTCACCACGAACAGAATATGTTCAAAATGGGAGGCGTGAAGAATATGCTTCCTGTAACGTTCTGGACTTTTGTTATAGGAAGCGCCTCGCTGGCGGCTCTGCCTTTAATTACAGGAGGGTTCTACAGCAAGGACCTCATATTGTTCTACGCCTTCGACGGCGAAAGGGCTAACCGCTGGCTTTATGCCGCGGGACTCCTGGGGGCTTTTATAACGGCTCTTTATACAACAAGGATGGTACTCATAACTTTCTTCGGCGTGGCCAAAACCCACCTGCATCATAAGCCGACGTGGATAATGGAAATGCCTCTTGTTGTTTTGGCTGTGCTTTCAACTTTCGGAGGCTTTATTGAGCTCCCGCATACCCTGGGGCACCTGACTATATTTTCAGATTTCATTCAGACCATACTGCCTGGCAATAGCCCTGCTGAAGGAGGAGGCGTTTCAACAGAACTCATCCTTCAGGTTGTGGCGGCTGTTACAGCCATCGGCGGCATCTTTATAGCTTACCTCCTCTATTACAAGAATCCGGATAAGGTGCTCGCCTTCAGGAAGTCCTCATTCGGAAGTACGCTTCACGAATACTGGAAAAAAGGGTGGGGCTTCGACTGGCTTTACGATAAGCTTATTGTCACCCCCGTAGTCTGGATAGCCGAGATAAACAAAAGCGACTTTATCGATCTTATTTATACATTTATCGCATGGATTAACCGTGTCTTTAACCGTGCCTTCAGCTTCACGCAGTCCGGGCGTGTAAGATGGTACGCTATGGGAATAGCCCTCGGGGCTATAATTACTATAACAATTGCGGTGTTCTTATGA
- the nuoF gene encoding NADH-quinone oxidoreductase subunit NuoF, with protein METPLTQHIRQDGAPLYLKEYEQTGGYEALRKAVTMQPKEIMDLVKDSGLRGRGGAGFPTGMKWSFVPMGDKAPHPKYLVANGDEMEPGTFKDRLLIEGKPHQLIEGMIISAYAIEADVAYIFIRGEYTEGSAIVQKALSEAYEAGYLGKNILGSPYSLEMHIHTSVGRYMCGEETGLLNALEGKRATPRAKPPFPQSSGLFGKPTIVNNIETLSCIPHIINNGAEWFKKLSLTGEGGTKIYGASGKVKRPGLWELPLGTTVREILIDRAGGMRDGLKLRGFLPGGASTDFLTEEHLDVNMDFTAVGKVGSRMGTGTIIVMDDKTCPVGFVHNLEYFFAQESCGWCTPCREGLPWVEKTLRSIEEGTGQMEDLDILDFHTKYLGPGNTFCALAPGAMEPLQSALKYYRDDFIKHITEKRCPWRS; from the coding sequence ATGGAAACACCTTTAACTCAACACATCCGCCAGGATGGCGCTCCTTTATATCTGAAGGAATATGAACAGACAGGCGGCTATGAGGCGCTCCGCAAAGCCGTGACTATGCAGCCTAAGGAAATAATGGACCTCGTGAAGGACTCGGGCCTCAGAGGACGCGGAGGTGCAGGATTCCCAACGGGAATGAAGTGGAGCTTTGTTCCTATGGGTGATAAAGCACCCCACCCCAAGTACCTCGTTGCCAACGGCGACGAGATGGAACCCGGAACATTCAAGGACCGCCTGCTGATTGAAGGAAAACCGCACCAGCTCATTGAAGGGATGATAATAAGCGCTTATGCAATTGAGGCTGACGTGGCATATATATTTATAAGAGGCGAATATACAGAAGGCTCTGCAATCGTTCAGAAGGCTCTGTCAGAGGCGTATGAAGCGGGTTACCTCGGGAAAAATATTCTGGGTTCTCCTTACAGCCTCGAGATGCACATCCATACGAGTGTGGGGCGCTATATGTGCGGCGAGGAAACAGGCCTGCTTAATGCCTTGGAAGGAAAACGCGCAACGCCAAGAGCCAAACCCCCTTTCCCGCAGTCGAGCGGACTTTTCGGCAAACCTACAATTGTAAACAACATAGAAACACTTTCCTGTATCCCCCATATAATAAATAACGGCGCCGAATGGTTTAAGAAACTGAGCCTTACGGGTGAAGGAGGAACTAAAATTTACGGCGCAAGCGGCAAAGTTAAACGCCCGGGCCTCTGGGAACTCCCCCTGGGGACTACTGTAAGGGAGATCCTGATTGACCGTGCAGGCGGCATGCGCGACGGCCTTAAGCTCCGCGGATTTTTGCCCGGAGGTGCCTCCACCGATTTTCTTACTGAAGAGCACCTGGACGTAAATATGGACTTTACTGCCGTGGGCAAGGTGGGAAGCCGTATGGGAACAGGAACCATTATAGTAATGGACGACAAGACCTGCCCCGTAGGCTTTGTGCACAACCTGGAATATTTCTTTGCGCAGGAATCCTGCGGCTGGTGCACACCGTGCCGCGAGGGGCTGCCATGGGTGGAAAAAACTCTCCGCTCAATTGAAGAAGGTACAGGACAGATGGAGGACCTGGATATACTGGACTTCCACACAAAATACCTGGGACCCGGAAATACTTTCTGCGCCCTTGCACCCGGCGCCATGGAGCCCCTGCAGAGCGCCCTTAAATATTACAGGGATGATTTTATTAAACATATAACTGAAAAACGCTGCCCCTGGAGGTCATAG
- the nuoM gene encoding NADH-quinone oxidoreductase subunit M — MILLWLVIILMLGGIAAWIAAKWNVMLARWISLIATLVDFALVIMIWAENSSGVKLGANAPWLIDFRWNWIPAFGITFHMALDGMSLLLILLTAFIGVLSVLTSWTEIEYRAGFFHFNLLWILAGITGVFLSLDLFMFYFFWEVMLIPMYFLIGIWGHENRIYASFKFFIFTQASSLFMFVAIVALYFIHGKNTGVYTFDYMQLLGTVLSPTAEMWLMLGFLIAFVVKLPIVPLHNWLPDAHTEAPTAGSVVLAALLLKTGAYGILRFVIPLFPHAARDFQIPGMILGAIGIIYGAILAFAQTDFKRLVAYTSVNHMGFVMLGAFALNELALQGVVMQMLCHGISTGALFILVGALYERIHTRDLNKMGGFWDEIPRMGAVGLVFALASLGLPGLGNFIAEFLTLTGSFMANNWITAVATVGLVVSTIYSLRIMARVFYGRKPKAEKHIPDFNVREMVIMSALILAILWLGIFPHPVLDTSRPAINNIVKEASRGSMSEMKKEVQPFKEKSPELAGKSEKGGAR; from the coding sequence ATGATTTTACTATGGCTTGTAATAATCTTAATGCTTGGGGGAATAGCTGCCTGGATAGCTGCAAAATGGAACGTGATGCTTGCAAGGTGGATCTCGCTTATTGCAACACTCGTTGATTTTGCGCTTGTAATTATGATATGGGCAGAGAATTCTTCCGGCGTTAAATTAGGAGCAAATGCTCCGTGGCTTATAGACTTCCGCTGGAACTGGATCCCCGCATTCGGCATCACGTTCCATATGGCCTTAGATGGAATGAGCCTGCTCCTCATACTTCTGACTGCGTTCATAGGGGTCCTGTCGGTCTTAACCTCATGGACGGAGATAGAATACAGGGCGGGATTTTTCCACTTTAACCTCCTCTGGATACTGGCGGGCATTACGGGAGTATTCCTGTCGCTGGACCTTTTCATGTTCTACTTTTTCTGGGAAGTAATGCTGATACCTATGTATTTCTTAATCGGCATATGGGGGCATGAAAACAGGATATATGCATCTTTCAAGTTTTTCATATTCACGCAGGCAAGCAGCCTTTTTATGTTTGTTGCCATTGTGGCGCTTTACTTTATTCACGGAAAAAATACCGGCGTATATACATTCGACTACATGCAGCTCTTGGGAACTGTGCTTTCTCCCACAGCCGAGATGTGGCTCATGTTAGGCTTTCTTATTGCATTTGTAGTCAAGCTCCCGATTGTGCCTCTGCACAACTGGCTGCCTGATGCCCACACGGAGGCCCCAACGGCTGGAAGCGTTGTCCTGGCGGCGCTCCTCCTTAAAACAGGCGCCTACGGAATACTCAGATTTGTCATTCCACTGTTCCCCCATGCCGCGCGTGACTTCCAGATCCCGGGCATGATACTGGGCGCCATTGGAATTATTTACGGCGCTATACTGGCATTTGCACAGACTGACTTTAAGAGGCTTGTTGCCTACACAAGCGTTAACCATATGGGTTTTGTAATGCTTGGTGCCTTTGCCTTAAATGAACTTGCGCTTCAGGGCGTGGTAATGCAGATGCTCTGCCACGGCATTTCCACCGGCGCCCTCTTTATTTTAGTGGGGGCACTCTATGAGCGCATCCATACACGCGACCTGAATAAGATGGGAGGCTTCTGGGACGAGATACCGCGCATGGGCGCCGTGGGACTCGTATTTGCCCTTGCCTCACTGGGACTTCCGGGACTCGGGAACTTCATTGCCGAGTTCCTGACGCTTACAGGATCATTTATGGCAAATAACTGGATAACAGCCGTTGCAACGGTGGGACTTGTAGTTTCAACAATATATTCTCTTAGAATTATGGCAAGAGTGTTCTACGGCAGAAAGCCGAAAGCTGAAAAGCATATTCCTGACTTCAACGTGCGTGAAATGGTAATTATGAGCGCTTTAATCCTTGCGATATTGTGGCTCGGTATATTCCCGCATCCGGTATTGGATACATCAAGACCTGCAATCAATAACATTGTAAAAGAAGCTTCGAGGGGAAGCATGAGCGAGATGAAAAAAGAGGTGCAGCCCTTTAAGGAAAAAAGCCCTGAGCTTGCAGGCAAAAGTGAGAAAGGAGGCGCAAGATGA